AGTAAAGCGGTGTTCATGACGATTTGCCTCCGCGTTTGGGTTTCGGGGATTTCGCTTCCGCCAAGAGTTGTTGTAGTTCGCGGCGTTGGGCGGCCGTCAACTGTCCATCGGCAACCAGATGCGCCACCAGTCGGCTGGCCGAACCGTCAAACAGCCGATCGACGAGTTTGCCCACGAGACCGGTGGCCGCTTCGTCGCGAGACACCGCGGCCGACCACAGATAGCCCCGCGCTCCGTTCGTCCGACGGACCAGCCCCTTGTCCAACATCACTCCGAGCATCGTCGCGACCGTGGTCGTGGCGACCTTGCGCCGAACGCACAGCGCGGTGTGGACGATCCGGAGCTCCGCCGGCCCCGTTTCCCAAAGCACGCGCAGGATTTCCAATTCGCCGTCGGTCGGTTGCTCGCTGGCAGGTCGGGCCATTTCAGACTCCTTTCACAGGTTTGCTTCAGACATTGACGCTAATTCTAACGAATTAGAATTATATGTCAAGAGATCGGCGCAATACCGACCAATCGATCAAGGTTGACGGCGGCAAGGTGAAAATCTTTCCGACCCACACGAACTCGCGGCAGATATCCAGGCGGCTAGCGAGTCGGCTGCGCCGGAACGCTCCAGAAATACGCCGGCAGAGTAGCTTGTCGGATTCCGCGCCATCTCATCGGGGTTCAACCGCTGCCACCACAAGCTTGACCAATTCCGACTCGAAGTCCTTGGGATACTGATCACCCCTCCCGACCCGGACAACTTCGACCGCCCCCTTCCCGAATT
The DNA window shown above is from Pirellulales bacterium and carries:
- a CDS encoding BlaI/MecI/CopY family transcriptional regulator, giving the protein MARPASEQPTDGELEILRVLWETGPAELRIVHTALCVRRKVATTTVATMLGVMLDKGLVRRTNGARGYLWSAAVSRDEAATGLVGKLVDRLFDGSASRLVAHLVADGQLTAAQRRELQQLLAEAKSPKPKRGGKSS